One part of the Pecten maximus chromosome 9, xPecMax1.1, whole genome shotgun sequence genome encodes these proteins:
- the LOC117334948 gene encoding activating signal cointegrator 1-like isoform X1, producing the protein MSKPPVKSLQDNTPLTSAADQKKKTKFVPLYSQEGQEKSVLQLPGRHSCECQAAKHKLINNCLQCGRVVCDQEGSGPCFHCGNLVCTQEEQEVLSRGSRKSEQLRQRLMKDVGEKSLPHQNSRINAGLEKAVQHKNKLLNYDKTSVQRTKVIDDESDYFSTDSNQWLSQKQREALRKRNEELRSERFASRRDMKVTLDFAGRRVLEAEKEGGKQMYDLNDAVVQQVHYGVQPKSEGFKMEESDFNDLVNPLINVQSPQFVSNVTTNQKTSNKAWSEEVKKKAGLRLQDRELQEMSDDGMCMSMHQPWASLLVCGIKMHEGRTWYTPHRGRLWIAATAKPPTPEETADVEQTYRYLLKDPRLEFPSHYPVGCLLGCVDVVDCLAQDQYREKFPEGESASPYVFICEVPQQLVVKFPIKGKHKIYKLDSHIHQAAKKGLR; encoded by the exons ATGTCCAAACCTCCCGTAAAGAGTTTACAG gacaaCACACCTCTTACCAGTGCTGCTGATCAGAAGAAAAAGACCAagtttgttcccctgtacagCCAGGAGGGACAGGAAAAATCTGTACTTCAGCTGCCAG GGCGACACAGCTGTGAGTGCCAGGCTGCAAAACACAAGTTGATTAATAACTGTCTACAGTGTGGCCGTGTAGTATGTGATCAGGAGGGATCGGGACCATGTTTTCATTGCGGTAATCTG GTTTGTACACAGGAGGAACAGGAAGTGTTATCACGGGGCTCACGTAAGAGTGAACAGCTTCGACAACGACTGATGAAGGATGTCGGGGAGAAGTCACTGCCACATCAGAACAGTCGGATCAATGCGGGACTGGAGAAGGCTGTACAACATAAAAACAAGCTGCTGAACTACGATAAGACAAG TGTACAGAGGACAAAAGTGATAGACGATGAGTCTGATTATTTCTCAACTGATTCCAACCAATGGCTTAGTCAAAAGCAGCGAGAGGCGCTACGGAAACGCAATGAAGAATTACGTTCAGAAAGATTTGCTTCACGAAGGGACATGAAAGTGACATTAGACTTTGCAGGCCGGCGTGTATTAGAAGCTGAAAAAGAAGGTGGTAAACAGATGTACGATTTGAATGATGCAGTAGTTCAGCAAGTTCACTATGGAGTTCAACCAAAGTCGGAAGGTTTCAAAATGGAGGAGTCAGACTTTAATGATTTAGTCAATCCATTAATTAATGTTCAATCACCACAG TTTGTCAGTAATGTAACAACCAATCAGAAGACTTCTAACAAAGCCTGGTCAGAGGAAGTGAAAAAGAAGGCAGGTCTGAGACTTCAGGATCGTGAGCTTCAGGAGATGTCAGATGACGGCATGTGTATGAGCATGCATCAGCCATGGGCGTCTCTCCTTGTCTGCGGCATTAAAAT GCATGAAGGCAGGACGTGGTATACGCCACACCGAGGGAGACTATGGATAGCAGCCACTGCTAAACCCCCAACCCCAGAGGAAACCGCCGATGTGGAACAGACATACCGCTATTTACTGAAGG ACCCACGACTAGAGTTTCCCAGTCATTACCCTGTGGGGTGCCTCCTTGGTTGTGTGGATGTTGTAGACTGCCTGGCACAAGACCAATACAGAGAAAAG TTTCCAGAAGGCGAGTCTGCTTCTCCGTATGTTTTTATCTGTGAAGTTCCACAGCAACTGGTGGTCAAGTTTCCTATCAAAGGAAAACACAAAATTT ATAAATTAGACTCACACATACATCAAGCAGCTAAGAAGGGACTGAGATGA
- the LOC117334948 gene encoding activating signal cointegrator 1-like isoform X2: MSKPPVKSLQDNTPLTSAADQKKKTKFVPLYSQEGQEKSVLQLPGRHSCECQAAKHKLINNCLQCGRVVCDQEGSGPCFHCGNLVCTQEEQEVLSRGSRKSEQLRQRLMKDVGEKSLPHQNSRINAGLEKAVQHKNKLLNYDKTSVQRTKVIDDESDYFSTDSNQWLSQKQREALRKRNEELRSERFASRRDMKVTLDFAGRRVLEAEKEGGKQMYDLNDAVVQQVHYGVQPKSEGFKMEESDFNDLVNPLINVQSPQFVSNVTTNQKTSNKAWSEEVKKKAGLRLQDRELQEMSDDGMCMSMHQPWASLLVCGIKMHEGRTWYTPHRGRLWIAATAKPPTPEETADVEQTYRYLLKDPRLEFPSHYPVG, translated from the exons ATGTCCAAACCTCCCGTAAAGAGTTTACAG gacaaCACACCTCTTACCAGTGCTGCTGATCAGAAGAAAAAGACCAagtttgttcccctgtacagCCAGGAGGGACAGGAAAAATCTGTACTTCAGCTGCCAG GGCGACACAGCTGTGAGTGCCAGGCTGCAAAACACAAGTTGATTAATAACTGTCTACAGTGTGGCCGTGTAGTATGTGATCAGGAGGGATCGGGACCATGTTTTCATTGCGGTAATCTG GTTTGTACACAGGAGGAACAGGAAGTGTTATCACGGGGCTCACGTAAGAGTGAACAGCTTCGACAACGACTGATGAAGGATGTCGGGGAGAAGTCACTGCCACATCAGAACAGTCGGATCAATGCGGGACTGGAGAAGGCTGTACAACATAAAAACAAGCTGCTGAACTACGATAAGACAAG TGTACAGAGGACAAAAGTGATAGACGATGAGTCTGATTATTTCTCAACTGATTCCAACCAATGGCTTAGTCAAAAGCAGCGAGAGGCGCTACGGAAACGCAATGAAGAATTACGTTCAGAAAGATTTGCTTCACGAAGGGACATGAAAGTGACATTAGACTTTGCAGGCCGGCGTGTATTAGAAGCTGAAAAAGAAGGTGGTAAACAGATGTACGATTTGAATGATGCAGTAGTTCAGCAAGTTCACTATGGAGTTCAACCAAAGTCGGAAGGTTTCAAAATGGAGGAGTCAGACTTTAATGATTTAGTCAATCCATTAATTAATGTTCAATCACCACAG TTTGTCAGTAATGTAACAACCAATCAGAAGACTTCTAACAAAGCCTGGTCAGAGGAAGTGAAAAAGAAGGCAGGTCTGAGACTTCAGGATCGTGAGCTTCAGGAGATGTCAGATGACGGCATGTGTATGAGCATGCATCAGCCATGGGCGTCTCTCCTTGTCTGCGGCATTAAAAT GCATGAAGGCAGGACGTGGTATACGCCACACCGAGGGAGACTATGGATAGCAGCCACTGCTAAACCCCCAACCCCAGAGGAAACCGCCGATGTGGAACAGACATACCGCTATTTACTGAAGG ACCCACGACTAGAGTTTCCAAGTCATTACCCTGTAGGGTAG